A window of the Astyanax mexicanus isolate ESR-SI-001 chromosome 22, AstMex3_surface, whole genome shotgun sequence genome harbors these coding sequences:
- the LOC103034984 gene encoding FYN-binding protein 1: MERSTVASTRPGLRKTVFRPPGSPRVPPKTPAYLQAPPTRTTMYSGQAPRLKPHPLKPDIGGVSMEAKFKPPVPVGKLPGSAPQPSKPPGISALKVAPEKGNREEGKGAPPAPTYNPKPRGGKFPPANEENQPKFPGASFPKTPPSWKKPPLKEVSSQSPAPTESGSTHNVASSVQLQKKMFMGRANESESQKKEVSSNNSAPNETGSAHNAPVPKTPPSWKKPPLKEVSSQSPAPSETGSTHNVASSVQLQKKMFMGRASESESQKKDMSGNTSALNQTGSAHNVASSVQLQKKLYMGRASESGLQNEGFGNSPAPSETGSAPNVASSIQLQKKLFMGRASQSEPQKDVSTRDSVSSAPNSSGSAQPRKKALPSLVILGTCPAKPGRPPHVDLHPFSSHDSDNSSTDDVFPPPPPPLVPPPATAAPPPLPVRVVEEESYDDVGVMSKPGQNTDEFEDEFEDSETYEDIESRWPDPESEKTNKSKKEKESKKQKKKMEKEEKERVERERKEKKEMEKREQEARKRFKLKGPVEVVLRGSVKSECKGSKVDLELERGERVEVIRLTGNPAGCWLARNSRGYYGFVRTELVEVEGNTQPPVSLDVYDDVGALDQSSSPNKAPASENIDEDIYDLVDDGGSDPGFPPPPPPVFPDPDGDTYDDVAPSSLASISPVKTEDPKKKKRFEKEEKEFRKKFKYDQEIRVLYEAAVLPTLACKKFSGKHLVIKPGDVISVITRPQDGKVIGRNSEGKFGFVSLSNIQQNSDIYDDVGEDCIYDND, from the exons ATGGAGA GGTCTACAGTAGCATCCACACGGCCAGGTCTCAGAAAAACTGTCTTCAGACCGCCCGGCAGCCCCCGAGTACCACCCAAAACCCCAGCTTATCTCCAAGCCCCGCCTACCCGCACAACCATGTACTCCGGCCAAGCCCCCAGGCTCAAACCCCACCCCCTGAAGCCCGACATCGGCGGCGTCTCCATGGAGGCCAAGTTTAAACCCCCTGTCCCTGTAGGGAAGCTTCCTGGCTCCGCCCCTCAACCCAGTAAACCACCTGGCATCTCCGCACTGAAGGTGGCGCCAGAGAAGGGCAACAGAGAGGAGGGTAAAGGAGCGCCACCTGCGCCCACTTACAACCCTAAACCACGAGGGGGCAAATTCCCACCAGCTAACGAAGAAAATCAGCCCAAATTCCCCGGAGCATCTTTTCCTAAAACTCCGCCCTCCTGGAAGAAGCCACCTCTAAAAGAAGTCTCCAGTCAAAGCCCCGCCCCTACTGAGTCAGGCTCCACCCACAATGTTGCAAGCTCTGTTCAACTGCAGAAAAAGATGTTTATGGGTAGAGCCAACGAATCAGAGTCACAGAAAAAAGAAGTGTCCAGTAACAACTCCGCCCCCAATGAGACAGGCTCTGCCCACAATGCACCAGTTCCTAAAACCCCGCCATCCTGGAAGAAGCCACCTCTAAAAGAAGTCTCCAGTCAAAGCCCCGCCCCTAGTGAGACAGGCTCCACCCACAATGTCGCAAGCTCTGTTCAGCTGCAGAAAAAGATGTTCATGGGCAGGGCCAGCGAATCAGAGTCACAGAAGAAAGATATGTCTGGTAACACCTCCGCCCTTAATCagacaggctccgcccacaatgTTGCAAGCTCTGTACAACTGCAGAAGAAACTATATATGGGCAGGGCCAGCGAATCAGGGCTGCAGAATGAAGGGTTTGGTAACAGCCCCGCCCCCAGTGAGACAGGCTCCGCCCCCAATGTTGCAAGCTCTATTCAGCTTCAGAAAAAGCTGTTCATGGGCAGggccagccaatcagagccacAGAAAGATGTCTCCACCCGTGATTCTGTAAGTTCCGCCCCTAATTCATCAGGCTCCGCCCAGCCAAGGAAGAAGGCTTTACCCAGCCTGGTGATTTTAGGAACGTGTCCAGCTAAACCAGGAAGACCTCCTCACGTTGACCTACATCCCTTCAGCAGCCACG ATTCTGATAACTCCAGTACTGATGATGTGtttccaccacctccacctccactggTCCCACCTCCAGCTACAGCAGCACCTCCACCACTCCCAGT gagggtggtggaggaggagagttATGATGATGTCGGAGTGATGTCCAAACCAG GGCAAAACACTGATGAGTTTGAG GACGAGTTTGAAGACTCAGAAACTTATGAGGACATTGAGAGCAGATG GCCGGATCCAGAGAGTGAGAAAACAAACAAgtcaaagaaagagaaagagagtaaaaagcagaaaaagaagatggagaaggaggagaaggagagggtggagcgagagaggaaggagaagaaggagatggAGAAGAGAGAGCAGGAGGCCAGAAAGAGGTTTAAG ctgaagGGTCCGGTGGAGGTGGTTCTGAGGGGCAGTGTGAAGTCGGAGTGTAAGGGGAGTAAGGTGGATCTGGAgctggagagaggagagagagtggaGGTCATTCGTCTGACGGGAAACCCGGCCGGATGCTGGCTCGCCCGGAACAGCCGCGGATACT atggatTTGTGAGGACTGAGCTGGTGGAGGTAGAGGGGAACACACAGCCGCCGGTCAGTCTGGATGTGTATGATGATGTTGGAGCACTCGATCAATCCAGCAG TCCGAATAAag ctcCAGCATCGGAGAATATTGATGAAGATATTTATGATTTGGTGGATGACGGAGGCTCTGATCCCGG ttttcctcctcctcctcctcctgtcttCCCTGATCCTGATGGAG ACACGTATGATGACGTGGCTCCGTCCAGCCTGGCCAG CATTTCACCCGTAAAGACTGAAGATccgaagaagaagaaaaggtttgagaaagaagagaaagagtttCGTAAGAAGTTTAAG tatgatcaggagatccGGGTGCTGTACGAGGCCGCTGTCCTGCCAACTCTGGCCTGTAAGAAGTTTAGTGGTAAACACCTGGTCATCAAGCCTGGTGATGTCATCAGTGTGATCACCAGACCGCAGGACGGCAAAGTTATCGGCAGAAACAGCGAGGGCAAAT TTGGATTTGTGTCCCTCAGCAACATCCAGCA gaaTTCAGATATTTATGATGATGTGGGAGAAG aCTGTATCTATGACAACGACTGA